In a genomic window of Lycium ferocissimum isolate CSIRO_LF1 chromosome 9, AGI_CSIRO_Lferr_CH_V1, whole genome shotgun sequence:
- the LOC132031095 gene encoding small ubiquitin-related modifier 2-like translates to MSGAATGEEDKKPTGDQSGHINLKVKGQDGNEVFFRIKRSTQLKKLMNAYCDRQSVDFNSIAFLFDGRRLRAEQTPDELEMEDGDEIDAMLHQTGGTAL, encoded by the exons atgtcagGAGCAGCAACAGGTGAGGAAGACAAGAAGCCCACAGGCGACCAATCTGGTCATATCAACCTCAAAGTCAAAGGCCag GATGGGAATGAAGTATTCTTtaggatcaaaaggagcactcaaCTGAAGAAGCTGATGAATGCTTATTGTGACCGACAGTCGGTGGACTTCAATTCAATTGCCTTCCTGTTTGATGGTCGCCGTCTTAGAGCAGAACAGACTCCAGATGag CTGGAGATGGAAGATGGTGATGAGATTGATGCAATGTTGCATCAGACCGGAGGCACAGCTCTTTGA